In Nocardioides palaemonis, a single genomic region encodes these proteins:
- a CDS encoding MerR family transcriptional regulator → MTTHAEPRSYTIRETAALTGLPASTLRYYEQVGVIPPIGRGASSGHRVYGEADLDQLMSVSCLAATGMGLDDMRHYMANARRGAEAAAEQRELLEQQQRHLTVEAQRLALRQRYVDLKIAYWQAVEDGDAARSEEISAQARALAEELRAVTDH, encoded by the coding sequence GTGACCACGCACGCCGAGCCCCGCAGCTACACGATCCGCGAGACGGCCGCCCTCACCGGGCTGCCGGCGAGCACGCTGCGCTACTACGAGCAGGTCGGGGTGATCCCCCCGATCGGCCGCGGAGCGAGCAGCGGGCACCGCGTCTACGGCGAGGCCGACCTCGACCAGCTGATGTCGGTGTCCTGCCTCGCCGCCACCGGGATGGGGCTCGACGACATGCGCCACTACATGGCCAACGCCCGGCGGGGCGCCGAGGCCGCCGCCGAGCAGCGCGAGCTGCTCGAGCAGCAGCAGCGGCACCTGACGGTCGAGGCGCAGCGGCTCGCCCTGCGGCAGCGCTACGTCGACCTCAAGATCGCCTACTGGCAGGCCGTGGAGGACGGTGACGCCGCTCGCAGCGAGGAGATCTCCGCGCAGGCGCGGGCGCTCGCCGAGGAGCTGCGCGCGGTCACCGACCACTAG
- a CDS encoding NAD(P)-dependent alcohol dehydrogenase gives MRVNAYAAPSAGAPLEPITIERREVGANDVLIDIEFAGICHSDIHTVNGDWGPQPFPVVPGHEIVGTVAEVGSDVTRHRVGDRVGVGCMVGSCGECDNCRAGDEQYCRQGMVGTYAATDRDGTTTQGGYSQKVVVDADYVLSVPEGLDPAAATPLLCAGITTYSPLKHWNAGPGTKVAVVGLGGLGHMAVKIAHAMGAEVTVLSQSLKKQEDGLRLGADHYHATSDEGTFETLASSFDLIINTVSAKIDVSAYLGLLAVNGAMVNVGAPAEPLDVNVFSLLSNRRTFAGSMIGGIAETQEMLDFCAEHGIVSEIELIRAEQVNEAYERVLASDVRYRFVIDSSTLA, from the coding sequence ATGCGCGTGAACGCCTACGCCGCCCCGTCCGCCGGTGCGCCGCTCGAGCCGATCACCATCGAGCGCCGCGAGGTCGGCGCGAACGACGTGCTGATCGACATCGAGTTCGCCGGCATCTGCCACTCCGACATCCACACCGTCAACGGCGACTGGGGCCCGCAGCCCTTCCCCGTCGTGCCCGGCCACGAGATCGTGGGCACCGTCGCCGAGGTCGGCTCCGACGTCACCCGCCACCGGGTGGGCGACCGCGTCGGCGTCGGCTGCATGGTGGGCTCGTGCGGCGAGTGCGACAACTGCCGCGCCGGCGACGAGCAGTACTGCCGCCAGGGCATGGTCGGCACCTACGCCGCCACCGACCGCGACGGCACCACCACCCAGGGCGGCTACTCGCAGAAGGTCGTCGTCGACGCCGACTACGTCCTCTCCGTCCCCGAGGGCCTCGACCCCGCGGCTGCCACCCCGCTGCTGTGCGCCGGCATCACGACGTACTCCCCGCTCAAGCACTGGAACGCCGGCCCCGGCACGAAGGTCGCCGTCGTCGGCCTCGGCGGCCTCGGCCACATGGCGGTCAAGATCGCCCACGCGATGGGCGCGGAGGTCACCGTGCTGTCGCAGTCGCTGAAGAAGCAGGAGGACGGCCTGCGCCTCGGCGCCGACCACTACCACGCGACCTCCGACGAGGGGACCTTCGAGACCCTCGCGAGCTCCTTCGACCTGATCATCAACACGGTCAGCGCGAAGATCGACGTCAGCGCCTACCTCGGCCTGCTCGCCGTCAACGGCGCGATGGTCAACGTCGGCGCTCCCGCCGAGCCGCTCGACGTCAACGTCTTCTCGCTGCTCAGCAACCGGCGCACGTTCGCCGGCTCCATGATCGGCGGCATCGCCGAGACCCAGGAGATGCTCGACTTCTGCGCCGAGCACGGCATCGTCAGCGAGATCGAGCTGATCCGCGCCGAGCAGGTCAACGAGGCCTACGAGCGGGTGCTCGCCTCCGACGTGCGCTACCGCTTCGTGATCGACAGCAGCACCCTCGCCTGA